A stretch of the Papaver somniferum cultivar HN1 chromosome 6, ASM357369v1, whole genome shotgun sequence genome encodes the following:
- the LOC113291303 gene encoding uncharacterized protein LOC113291303 — protein MDDAKPVATPLVVNTKISRLGTQRFEDPTLYRSVCGALQYLHLTRPDIAFAVNKVCQFMQDPYIENWELIKRILRYLKHTVQYGLVFQISSDISLHAYSDSDWAESLDDHRSTSGYCIYFGNNLVSWSVRKQKTVSKSSTEAEYRGIAIATFELIWL, from the coding sequence ATGGACGATGCAAAACCAGTTGCTACTCCCTTGGTTGTGAACACTAAAATCAGCAGATTGGGTACGCAAAGATTTGAGGATCCAACTCTTTATCGAAGTGTctgtggagcattgcagtatctaCATCTCACTCGTCCTGATATTGCTTTTGCAGTAAACAAAGTGTGCCAGTTCATGCAAGACCCTTACATCGAGAATTGGGAGTTAATCAAACGCATACTCAGGTATCTCAAGCACACAGTTCAATATGGTTTAGTTTTTCAAATATCTTCAGATATCAGTCTTCATGCCTACTCTGACTCTGATTGGGCTGagagtctcgatgatcacagatCCACTAGTGGATACTGCATCTATTTTGGAAATAATCTTGTATCTTGGAGCGTaaggaaacagaaaactgtttccaAGTCGAGCACTGAAGCAGAATATAGAGGCATAGCCATAGCAACTTTTGAACTAATATGGCTTTAA